In a single window of the Halobaculum lipolyticum genome:
- a CDS encoding metal-dependent transcriptional regulator, translating to MNTADQYLKAIYLVQAVEDGPASTGSVADALDVSPASANEMIGKLEERGLAEHEKYKGVSLTDEGIVRARDALSNYCIIERFLANVLEVEEFRSEARSLEAVIDDTVAERLDTIIDRSSECPDCFDAETDACEYLAEVEPEHPAD from the coding sequence ATGAACACGGCAGACCAGTACCTGAAGGCCATCTACCTCGTGCAGGCGGTGGAGGACGGGCCGGCGTCGACCGGGTCGGTCGCGGACGCCCTCGACGTGAGTCCCGCCTCCGCCAACGAGATGATCGGCAAACTCGAGGAGCGTGGCCTCGCCGAACACGAGAAGTACAAGGGCGTCTCGCTCACCGACGAGGGCATCGTCCGCGCCCGCGACGCGCTGTCGAACTACTGCATCATCGAGCGCTTCCTCGCGAACGTCCTCGAGGTCGAGGAGTTCCGCTCGGAGGCGCGCTCGCTGGAGGCGGTCATCGACGACACCGTCGCCGAGCGCCTCGACACGATCATCGACCGCTCCTCGGAGTGCCCCGACTGCTTCGACGCGGAGACCGACGCCTGCGAGTACTTGGCCGAGGTCGAACCGGAGCACCCCGCCGACTGA
- a CDS encoding ferritin family protein, whose amino-acid sequence MSVGQRVTSDHQLARLLQIGVVLEEVVEARSTQHYREMDGAFDAELEALLRDAAAESADHRERLEELIAELDADSVSYEEIETLVEAQYGKTKPEDFDGVLYDQLCNEETAYKFYDDLIEAVEGSDSSFSVDRDRVLDTLRSIRAEEAEGVEEVTSIMERR is encoded by the coding sequence GTGAGCGTCGGTCAGCGGGTCACGTCGGACCACCAGCTCGCCCGGCTGCTCCAGATCGGCGTGGTGCTGGAGGAGGTCGTCGAGGCGCGCTCCACCCAGCACTACCGCGAGATGGACGGGGCGTTCGACGCCGAGTTGGAGGCGCTGTTGCGGGACGCCGCCGCGGAGTCGGCCGACCACCGCGAGCGGCTCGAGGAGCTGATCGCGGAGTTGGACGCCGACTCCGTCTCCTACGAGGAGATCGAGACGCTCGTCGAAGCGCAGTACGGGAAGACGAAGCCCGAGGACTTCGACGGCGTGCTCTACGACCAGCTGTGCAACGAGGAGACGGCGTACAAGTTCTACGACGACCTGATCGAGGCGGTCGAGGGGAGCGACTCGTCGTTCTCCGTCGACCGCGACCGGGTGCTCGACACGCTCCGGAGCATCCGCGCCGAGGAGGCCGAGGGCGTCGAAGAGGTCACGTCGATCATGGAGCGGCGATAA
- a CDS encoding MFS transporter, whose translation MTDTRATDGSGARGRRDRLALAVVVYAVLLAQTLVYPGVDLLAATFGGRGVAAPTLFLAVEFAAFALFAGPWGTLSDRLGERRRLVALAAAGGAAGYLALAAAAGSDLPFAAVLVLRALQGGATVGALSLAISALADRAGGNGRNMGIAGIAIGLGTATGAPLGGQLFEVATVGPLYAAAGLLAVAALGALTIPDRPPEADVATGAGRGHGGLGALLAGLRDRRDLAVPYAFAFVDRLTAGFFALVGTLYFREAFGLGPGETGLLLAAFFAPFALLQYPFGLLSDRVGRVVPVAAGSAVYGLVVIAVGFAPTVPLVAVAMVAVGVLGALMAPATLALVVDLAAGTDRGAAVAGFNAAGSLGFLAGSLVGGAVAAEFGFLAAFVVAGGSEFLLALAALPALLRLGRRSGRTAVFGGD comes from the coding sequence ATGACCGACACACGAGCGACAGACGGGTCCGGGGCGCGCGGCCGCCGCGACCGGCTCGCCCTCGCGGTCGTCGTGTACGCCGTGTTGCTCGCGCAAACGCTCGTGTACCCCGGCGTCGACCTCCTCGCGGCGACGTTCGGCGGCCGCGGCGTCGCCGCCCCCACGCTGTTCCTCGCGGTCGAGTTCGCGGCGTTCGCCCTGTTCGCCGGCCCGTGGGGCACCCTCTCGGACCGTCTCGGGGAGCGCCGCCGACTCGTCGCCCTCGCGGCCGCCGGGGGTGCAGCGGGCTACCTCGCGCTGGCGGCGGCCGCGGGGTCGGATCTGCCGTTCGCCGCGGTGTTGGTGCTGCGGGCCCTCCAAGGCGGCGCGACCGTCGGGGCGCTCTCGCTGGCCATCTCGGCGCTCGCGGATCGTGCCGGCGGCAACGGCCGGAACATGGGGATCGCGGGCATCGCGATCGGACTCGGCACCGCCACCGGCGCCCCGCTGGGGGGCCAACTGTTCGAAGTCGCCACCGTCGGCCCGCTGTACGCCGCCGCGGGGCTGCTCGCGGTCGCGGCGCTGGGCGCGCTGACGATCCCGGATCGACCGCCGGAAGCGGACGTGGCGACGGGCGCCGGTAGAGGACACGGTGGTCTCGGGGCGCTGCTCGCGGGGCTGCGCGACCGCCGCGACCTCGCGGTACCGTACGCGTTCGCGTTCGTCGACCGCCTCACGGCCGGCTTCTTCGCCCTCGTCGGTACGCTGTACTTCCGCGAGGCGTTCGGGCTGGGACCGGGCGAGACCGGGCTGTTGCTCGCGGCGTTCTTCGCGCCGTTCGCGCTGCTCCAGTACCCGTTCGGGCTGCTGTCGGACCGCGTCGGGCGGGTCGTCCCCGTCGCCGCCGGGTCGGCCGTGTACGGGCTGGTCGTGATCGCCGTCGGGTTCGCCCCCACCGTGCCGCTCGTCGCGGTCGCGATGGTCGCCGTCGGCGTGCTCGGGGCGCTGATGGCGCCCGCGACACTGGCGCTCGTCGTCGATCTGGCGGCCGGCACCGACCGGGGCGCCGCCGTGGCCGGCTTCAACGCCGCCGGCAGCCTCGGCTTCCTCGCCGGCTCGCTCGTCGGCGGCGCCGTCGCGGCGGAGTTCGGCTTCCTCGCCGCGTTCGTCGTCGCCGGCGGCAGCGAGTTCCTGCTCGCGCTCGCGGCGTTGCCCGCCCTGCTCCGGCTGGGCCGGCGCTCCGGGCGGACGGCGGTGTTCGGCGGCGACTGA